Sequence from the Hamadaea flava genome:
CTACTGGCGTCAGGGCAAGGCCGAGGGCGCCTGAGGGCGCCTGAGGGCGCGTGAGTCAGATCAGGTCGGCCGGCGCCGACTCATACGCCCGGTGCAGCTCGCGCATCAGCTCGGCGTCCACCGCGTACTCGTGGTCGCCGATCCGCGTCACGGCCGCGATGCCGCGCGAGTTGGTGACGAACGCGCTGGGGAAATCGGTGAGCTGCGCCAGGCGTATCACCTGATGATGCTGGGGGAGCGCGAGCCGCGGCTGAACCACCTGGAGGGTGATCCCGCGGAGCATGGGGGCCTCGGGCCAGACGATGGCCGCGCCGTCCCAGAAGCCGACGTTGGCGATCCCGGCCTCGGCCACCGCGCCGCCCGGGGTGACGAGCAGGGCGTCGCCGAAGCCCGCGCGAGCCGCGCGCCGTCCCCAGTACGCCTGCCCGAAGTCGTTGGTGCGCTTGAGATGCGCCACGGTACGCGAGTAGTCGACGGGCAGCAGGCTGGTCGTCACGGGGGCGATGAACGGCGGGCGGACCGTGACCACCGTGGTGACCGGATCGCCCGGCTGGTCGCCGAAGTTCAGTACGCGCACCGACGCGTCGGCGAGATCGCCCAGCGCGTGCCGGATGAGCGCCCGGACGCGCTCGCCGTCGACCTTCGCGCCGAACAGCTCGTCGTCGGCCTGGGCGAGCCGGGCCAGGTGAAGGTCGAGGCCGCGGACCCGGCCGTCGCGGACCTGCATCGCGGTGAAGTGCCCGAACGGGGCGAACGCCAGCGTCTCCAACTGGGCGGGCGTCGCGGCGGCGCCGTCGACCTCGACGGTGATCAGATCCACCCGCGTCAGCCTAGTTCAGCGCGGTTGTGTTTCATGCGCGGCCTGTTCTGCTCGCGGGCTAGGTCAGTACGCGGGCTACGGCGTCCCGTGTGACGGCGCGCAACGCCTCGGTGTCGTCGAGGTCGCTGCCGACCGCGACGCCGTCGCGCAGCAGCATCAGTACGCCCGCCGCGCGATCCGGCTCCGGGTCGCCCGCGGCGGCCAGCAGCTCCCGGAAGGTCGCCCGCGTCCACACGCGCTGGGCCTCGACGATCTGGCGGACGGGATCCCGGGGATCGGGGTACTCGGCGGCGACGTTGATGAACGGGCAGCCGCGGTAGCCGGGTTCGGCACCGAACTTGATCATGAAATCGAAGATCGCGGTGATCGTCTCCTGCGGCGTCAGCGCGCGGGCGCGGACGGCGGTGAACGCCTCCCGCTGGCGGGCGTACTGCTCGTCCAGATAGGACCGGACGAGGTCGTCCTTGGCCGGGAAGTGGTGGTAGAAGGTCGCCTTCGCCACGCCGGCCTCGGCGATGATCCGGTCGACGCCGACACCGTGCACGCCCTCGCCGTAGAAGAGCGCGGTCGCGGTGTCGAGGATGCGCCGCCGGGCGGGGCTCTCCTTGACCGCTGTGCTCTCCGTGACTGTTGCCATGGCTTGACTTTACCAGACAGGTCTGTCTAGTCTCGGCTCATCGCTGGACAGACAGGTCTGTCTAGTTCCTCCTTCGAAAGGTGCGTTTCATGAGCCTGTACACCGCGGTCGCCACCTCGGCCGGTCGGGACACCCGTGCGGTGACCAGCGACGGCCGCCTCGACGTCAAGCTGGCCCTGCAGAAGGAGTTCGGCGGCGACGGCGACGGCACCAACCCCGAGCAGCTGTTCGCGGCGGGCTACGCGGCCTGCTTCATCTCCGCGCTCCAGGCCGTGGCCCGGCGGCGCCGGATCGACGCGAGCGGCAGCGCCGCCACCGCGGAAGTCGGCCTGCACGGCGAGGAGGACGGCAGCTTCCGGCTGTCCGTCGTGCTGCGGATCGAGCTGCCCGACCACCTCGCCGGCGACCCCGGCCGGGAACTGGTCGAAGCGGCCCACCAGGTGTGCCCGTATTCGAACGCGACCCGGGGCAACATCCCGGTGGAGCTGGTCATCGAGTAGCTGTCAGCGCCCGGATCTCGGCTAGGGCGTCGCCGATGCAGTCGGCCAGCTTCATGCGCTGGGTCGGCGGCTCGGCGACCCAGCGCTCGAAGCCGACCTTGAACGCGGTCACGCCCATCTCGGCCGCGAGGCTCGCCCGTGGTTCGCGTACGCCCCGGCCGCGCAGCGCCTCCCCGGCCGCGGTGGCCAAGGCGGCCAGCTTCAGCAGCTCGCGCTCCAGCAGGCTGGGGTTCGCCGCGATGACCGTCGCCCGTCGCCGGGACCAGTCGTGGCGCTCCTCCAGCATCGCTCCCGCCGTCTGTAGCGCCCCGACGACGATCTCGACGGGCGGCGTACTCGCCGGGGCGGCCGCGATCGCGGCGACCATGGCGTCCTGCAACGTGTTGGATCGGTCGAACAGCACTTCCCGCTTGTCGGTGAAGTGCCGGAAGAAGGTGCGTTCGGTCACGCCGGCGTGCTGGGCGATGTCGGCCACCGTCGTCTGCTCGTAGCCGCGTTCGGCGTACAGCTCCAACGCGGCCCGGGCGAGGCGTCCCCGCGCGTCCGGCTCCCAGCGTCCCATGCGAGCAAGTGTAGGTGATGGCAGCTTCTGACATCGCGTGCTAGCGTCGATGTCATAAGCTGACATCACCTTGGGAGTGTGTGCAACATGCGGGTATTCGTCACCGGAGCGTCCGGCTGGATCGGCTCAGCCGTCGTTCCCGAACTGCTGGCCGCCGGCCACGAGGTCGTCGGGCTCGCCCGGTCCGACGAGTCGGCCCGAACCCTGGCCGAGGCCGGCGCACAGGTGCGCCGGGGGAGCCTCGACGACCTGGACAGCCTGCGTACCGGGGCCGAGGAGGCTGACGGCGTCATCCACCTCGCGTTCAAGCACGACTTCAGCGACTACGCCGGAGCCGGGCGGACCGAACGCGCCGCCGTCGAGACCATCGGCAAGGAATTGGAAGGCACCGACCGGCCGTTCCTGTTCGCCTCCGGCGTGGCCCGCCTGGCCGCCGGCCGGGTCGCCACCGAACTCGACCCCAGCCCGTTCAGCGGTCCCGACACACCGCGCGGCGGCGGCGAGACCCTCGCCCTGGCGTACGCCGACCGGGGTGTTCGCACGGTCGCGCTGCGGTTCCCGCCGACGGTCCACGGCGACGGCGACCACGGCTTCACCACGACGTTGGTGAACATCGCCCGGCAGCGCGGAGCGGCCGGCCACGTCGGCGACGGCGCGAACCGGTGGCCCGCAGTGCATCGGCTCGACGCGGCCACAGCGGTCCGCCTCGCCCTGGACAACGCGCCCGCCGGAAGTGTCGTGCACGCCGTGGCGGAAGAAGGGATCGCGACCCGCGACATCGCCGAGGTCATCGGACGCGGACTCGGCCTGCCGGTCGTCTCGGTCGCACCGGAGGACGCGGCGGAGCACTTCGGCTGGATCGCCCAGTTCTTCGCCCTCGACGCGCCCACATCCAGCGCGCTGACCCGAGAGCGGCTCGGCTGGACGCCGACCGGGCCGGGGCTGCTGGCCGACCTCCCGCACTACCTCCGCTAGAGCCGGGTTGCGCCGATGAGGACCAGGACGATCGCGACCACGCCCAGCACCGTACGCACGGTGTGGCGCGCGATCCACGGCTGTTCGAACCAGCCGCGGGCGGTGGCCAGGTCCGCATCGGACGCCGTGCGTACGTCGACCGCGTCGAGGCGCTTGTTCAGCGGGATGTTCTGGCTGACCGTGACGCCGAACGGCCCCACGATGTACGCGACGGACGCGGCGAGCAGCCAGCCGAACGCGTCCGTCCCGGCGGCCAGGATCGTGGCCAGCGGAAGCAGCACGACCGGTCCGAGGAAGGCGGGCATGAAGACCGGGTTCACGATTCGCAGGTTCGTCTTCTGCACGACCGTCACATAGGTCCGGTCGTCGACGAGCTTCAACGCGAGGTTGTTCGCGACGGCGAAGCAGAACATGAGGCCACCGGTGAGCGCGGTGAGCGTCCCGGCGAGGATGACTACGAACGTCGTGAAGTCCACGTCCCCACGATAGTGAACGGTGACCTGGTATAGGCCGCGGCTTCAGTCGTAGCATCATCCAATGCGGGTGGAACTCCGCCACCTCCGGGCGGTGTGCGAAATCGCCGACGCGGGCAGTGTCACCAAGGCCGCGGCCCGGTTGGGCCTGGCCACGCCCGCGTTGACCACGCAGCTGCAACGGATCGAGCGCATCTTCGGCGGCCGGTTGTTCGACCGGGACCACACCGGCGTACGCCCGACGGAGCTGGGCGAGCTGGTGTTGGCGCGGGCCCGGGTGCTGCTTCCGGCGGCGCAAGGGCTGGAGGAGGAGGCGACCCGCCTCGCCGAAAGCCTGTCGCAGCCGGCCGAACCGGCGGCGTACCGGCTCGGCGCGGTGAACGGACCGCTCATCGGCGGGCTCGTCGCCCGGCTCAGCGCCGACCAGCCGGCCGCACGGATCACCTCGCACCCGTCCTGGTCCACAGTAGAGCTGCAAGAGATGCTGCTCGGCGACAAACTGGACTTCGCTCTGGTCGGGATGTGCGGCGGCGCGCTCGGCGAGTCGCGGGCGGAGTTGAGCGTACGGCTGTCGTGGGAGTTGATCGCCGACGCGCCGGTGTTCATCCTGCTGGGTGCGGACCATCCGCTCGCCGCGTGCGACGAGGTCGACCTCGCCCAGCTCGCGGACGCCTTCTGGGCGGCCACGCCAGGCGACGGCTGCTTCGCCGACTGTTTCGCCGCGGCCTGCGCCCGCGCCGGGTTCACTCCCCGGCCGATCTTCGAGACCGACGTCGGCGGCTGCATCGACCTGGTGCGTACCGGGGACGCGGTCGCGTTGTGCCAGCCGACGTTCCGGGGGTCGCCCGGGGTCGCGGTGGTGCCGCTGCGCTCCGAAGGGCTGCGGTGGCGTCATCTGATCGGGTGGCGGCCGGGGTCGGCCGCCTCGGCCGCGGCCGATCAGGTCGTCGGCCACGCGCGGGCGTCGTACGCCGACGCGGTGGCCCGGAGCAGTGCGTACACCCGATGGCTGCGAGGGAACCCGGAGCCGCACGCCGCGCGATGAGACGCGATGACACCGGTGTTACTCCGAGCGTTAAGACCTCGGTGACAACTCTCGGCGAGGCGATCATCCCGTTAACGTTCGCGGCATGAAACGCGATTTCTACACCCTTTGATCCCTTCGGATAAGACTCCGGTTCGACTCCCCTCGGCGGCCGTGCCCCGCCAGGGCAGACCTGCGGTGCGGTGCGTGCCGTCGCGTCTGCCACCACCTACTGGGGAGACTTGCCGGGCGTAGGTTGGGGGCATGGATCTTCTGCCGTTCATGCCCCGACCTACGGTGACGCACCCGGGCATCGTTGTCGCCGACCCGCTCGGGTTCCGCCCGCTTCAGCTGGATCTGCACATTCCGGCGGGTGAGGGGCCCTTCCCGGTGGTGTTCTGGGTGCACGGGGGCGGGTGGATGTCCGGCAGCCGGGTCTGGCTGCCGGACTCGATCACTCCGTTCGGCTTCCATCAGCGCCTGATCGACCGGGGCTACGCCGTCGCCGACGTCGACTACCGGCTCGGCCGCGAGGCGCCGTTCCCAGCGCAGCTGGAGGACGTTCAGGCGGCCATCCGCTGGGTCCGGGGCAACGCCGGCCGCTTCGGGCTGGATCCGGGCCGGTTCGCCACGCTGGGCGAGTCCGCCGGAGGTCAGCTCGCCGCGCTGGCGGGCCTGCTGGGCAGCGGCGACACCGCCGTCCACGCGGTCGTCGACTGGTACGGCGTCTCCGATTTCCTCGCCTTGCAGGGACGTGACGATCCCAATGACAACGTGGCCATGTACCTCGGCGGAGCGCTGAGGACGGTGGCGGAGGCCGCCCGGGAGGCCAGCCCGACGCATCGGGTGCACGCGGGCGCGCCGCCGTTCCTGGCCGTGCACGGCACCGACGACCGGATCGTGCCGTTCGCGCAGTCCGTCGGGCTCGCCGACGCGCTTCGGGCGGTCGGCGTACGCTGCGACGTCGTCCCGGCCGAGGGCGGCGACCACTGCTTCGTCGGGTACGCCGACATCGGCGGCCTGATCGACACGAGCATCGATTTCCTCGACGACGTCCTGAAATGATCCGGTTGAAGAGCCCGTCCGAGATCGCCACGATGCGGGAGGCCGGGCGTGTCGTCGCGCGTACGCTGGCCGCCGTCGCCGAGGCGGCCCGGGCGGGCGTCAGCCTGAGCGAACTCGACGAGCTGGCCGCTGACCTCATCAGCGCGGCGGGGGCCGACCCGTCGTTCCTCGGCTACCGGCCCACCTGGGCGTCGACGAGGTATCCCGGCGTGCTGTGCCTGTCGGTCAACGACGCCATCGTGCACGGCATCCCCGACGGCCGGGTGCTGCGCGACGGCGATCTGCTGTCGATCGACTGCGGGGCGTACGTCGAGGGATTTCACGCCGACGCCGCGATCACGGTGGGCGTCGGCGACCTCGACGACCGGGCCCGGCACCTCAGCGAGACCACCCGGCTGGCGCTGGAGGAGGGCATCGCGGCGGTCGCCGTCGGCGGGCGGCTCAGCGACATCTCGCATGCGGTCGAGACGGTGGCCCGCGGCGCGGGGTACGGCGTGCCGCCGAACATGGGTGGGCACGGCATCGGCACGAAGATGCACGAGGACCCGCACCTGGCCAACACCGGCCGGCCCGGACGCGGCGTACGCCTGCGGGAGGGCATGGTGCTGGCGATCGAGCCGATGCTGATCGAGAGCGGCCGCGACCGGGCTCGGACCGCCCGGGACGGCTGGACGGTCCTCACCGGCGACGGCAGCCGCGCGGCGCACTGGGAGCACTCGGTCGCGGTCACGGGCGACGGCCCGGTCATCCTCACCCTGCCGTGACCGACCCGGAGACACGGTGGCGTGATGGCGCCCGGGGACACGACACCTCGCCGTGACCGCGACCGGAGACACGCTGCCGTGGCGAGGCCCGGAAAATGCCGATGACGAGCCGAAATGCGCGCGGCCTACCCTGAAGTCAGATGGATAAACCCGGCGAAACGCTTGAATAGGCGGCCGGATACGGGCACGTTGGAGCTTTGCCCAGAGTCGTCACAAGAAGGGCTCTCCACATGCTTGCCGTAACCGAGCGCGCCGCGGACGCCATCCGCGCGCTGACCGACGCACCCCAGATCCCGGACGGGTCCGGGTTGCGTATCTCGTCCGGCGAAGGTGCGGGCACGCTGCAGCTCAGCCTCGTCGCCTCGCCCGCCGACGGAGATCAGATCCTGTCCAGCGGGGACGCCCTGCTGTTCCTGGACTCCGACGCCACCTTGCTGCTGGACGAGAAGATGATCGACGCCACGATGACCGACGGCGGCGAGATCCAGTTCGTCCTCGCCGACCAGTAAGCCGATCGATAAGCACCTCGCATAGCTCTGCCTGCGGCGCCCCAGCCGGTCTGAAGACCGTGCTGGGGCGCCGCAGTGTCGGACGCCCCGGCTAGCATTTCGCCATGGCGATCAACACGCTCCAGGAACTGCACAGCCGGGCCATGCGTGCGTGCGGGGGCGCCGTCGCGCAGGCGACGCCGGCCGAGCTGGGCCGCCCGACGCCCTGTGCGGGCTGGACGCTGGCCGATCTGCTCGCACACATGACCGTGCAGGACAGCGGCTTCGCCGGGGCGGCGCGGGGCGCGGTGACCACCGTGGCCGACTGGCGCCCGGTGTACCACGGTGACGAGGCGATCGCCCGCTACGCCGAGGCCGCTGCCGACGTCGAGCAGGCATTAGCCGAAGTCGGCGTGCTCGAGCGCGCCTTCGTGATCCCCGAGTTCACCACGGGCCAGCCCATCAAGGGACCCAGCGCCGTCCGGGCCCACCTGATCGACGCCGTCGTGCACGGCTGGGACGTCGCGCGTACCTTGGGCGTGGGGTATGAGCTGGACGACGAGGTGCTCGCCGAGTCGCTGGCGATCGCAGAGTCCATTCCGGACGGAGACAACCGCGGCACCTTCTTCAGCCGCGCGGTGGCCGTCGATCCGCAGGCCGCGCCGCTCGACCGGATCGTGGCGCACCTCGGCCGGTCACCGGTCTGGCCCGACTGACTCGATCCGCCCTCGCAGCCCGGCGAAGTCCACGTCGGTCGACGTGTCGACGCGCAGCACCGGCCCGAGCGCCAATGGTTCGGCCCGCTTCGCCCACTCCGGCCACGAGTCGGCCAGCCGCTGGTCGTCCTGGTAGTGCGGCGGCCGGTCGCGGTTCGCGTACCGCTGCCTGGCGATCTCGACCGGAACCTCACACCAGAGCTCGACCACCGGGGTGCCGCGCAGCCCGGCCCGCGCGAACTCGAGGTCGCGCGGCCGGAACCACCACGATTCGAGGATGATCGTCCCGGGCAGGCCCGCGGCCAGCTGGTAGGCGGCCTCCATCGCGGCCGCGCCCAAGGCCCGCGCCGGCACGGCCGGGAAGAGCGCCCGCAGGCCGTCCTTCACGACGTCCTTCGAGATCACGGGTACGCCCAGCGCAGCGCCCAGTCCGGTCGCCAGCGTCGTCTTGCCCGAGCCCGGCAAGCCGTTCACCATCAGCAGGAGGTCAGCCACCGAGCGAGGATCTCACAAACCCCGGACACGCCGTCTGACCTGCGAATACGCTCGGACGAATGAGTACCGGAACGGTCACCACCCAAGACGGCACGAAGATCTTCTACAAGGATTGGGGAAGCGGACAGCCGGTAGTTTTCAGCCACGGCTGGCCCCTGACGGCGGACGCGTGGGACGACCAGATGTGGTACGTCGTCTCCAACGGATTCCGGGCAGTCGCCCACGATCGGCGCGGCCACGGCCGGTCGAGCCAGCCCTGGGAGGGCAACGACCTCAACACGTACGCCGACGACCTGGCCGCCGTGATCGAAGCCCTCGACCTGCGCGACATCGTGCTCGTCGGGCACTCGACCGGCGGCGGTGAGATCACCCGATACATGGCCCGGCACGGCACCGACCGTGTCGCCAAGGCGGTCCTGGTCGGCGCGATCCCGCCGCTGATGCTGCAGACCGACGCCAACCCGGAAGGTCTGCCGCGCAGCGTCTTCGACGACATCCGCGCCGGTGTGGAACGCGACCGGTCGCAGTACTGGCACGATTTGAGCATGCCGTTCTACGGCGCCAACCGGGACGGTTCGAAGGTGAGCCAGGGACTTCGGGATCACTTCTGGCTCCAGGGCATGACCGTCGGCTTCAAGGGCGCCTACGACTGCATCAAGGCGTTCTCCGAGACCGACCTGACCGAGGACTGCAAGAAGATCGACGTGCCGACGCTGATCATCCACGGCGACGACGACCAGATCGTGCCGATCGTCGCGTCGGCGAACAAGTCGTCGAAGCTCATCAAGAACAGCGAGATGAAGGTGTATCCGGGCGCGCCGCACGGGTTGACCGCGACGCACCAGGACGAGTTCAACGGCGACCTGCTGGCCTTCCTCAAGGCCTGACGGTCGTTTTGAGCTGACGCCTCATCGAGTCGATCTAGGCGGGAGATGTTGCCCAGGCAGCCGTCTCCCGCCTAGATCATCTGTCGGGCCGGGACAAACCGGGTGCCACGTTATGGCAGCTCCGCGTACGCCACGGGGCAGCCTGTCGTTAACCTTCGCGACGTGATCGGAACCTAGCGTCAGCCGAATGCAGGTCAGTCCACGGGTGAGCGCGGTCATTCCCACCTTCGGCCGGCCCGAGCTGGTGGTACGCGCGGTGCGCAGCGTACTGGCGCAGACCATGGCCGACCTGGAGGTCATCGTGGTCGTCGACGGCCCGGACGAGGCGACCGGCCAGGCGCTGACCCGGCTCGGCGATCGCCGGTTGCGGGTGATCGAACTGCCGGAGAAGGGCGGCGCGCAGAACGCCCGCAACACCGGCGTACGCGCGGCGACGGCGCCCTGGACGGCCATGCTGGACGACGACGACGAGTGGCTGCCGCAGAAGCTGGCGAAGCAGCTCGCCGCGGCGCAGGCCACCGACGCTCCGCGCCCGATCGTGGCGAGCCGCCTGCTGAACCGCACCCCGCGCGCCGAGTACGCCATGCCGCGCCGGCTGCGCCAGCCAGGCGAGCCGTGGAGCGAGTACTTCACTGTCCGCCGGGGCCTGTTCCACGGTGAGGGGTTCATCCAGACCTCGACGATCATGGCCCCGACCGAGGTGCTGCGGCAGGTGCCGTTCGCCCCGAAGGTGCCCCGGATGCAGGAGATGGACTGGGTGCTGCGGGCGCTGGGCACTGAGGGCACCGAGCTGCTCTACGTCGAGGAGCCGCTGGTGATCTGGTACCAGGACGAGAACCGGCCGCGGATCACCTTCGAGGAGAAATGGCAGCAGTCGCTGGACTGGCTGCGGCGCAACGAGTCGCTGGTGACCAAGAAGGCGTACGCGGCGATCGTGATGAGCGTCGTCAGCTCGATGGCGGCGCCGACGCACAGCCTCAAGGTGTTCTGGCTGCTGCTGCGGGAAGCCCAGCGCAAGGGCCGGCCCGGGTTCATCGACTACGTGACCTTCCTGCAGATCTGGCTGATCCCGCCCGCCCTGCGGCGTACGCTGCGCGACAAGGCATTGTCCAGAACCTCCAGTCCCCAGGCAGAGTTGGTGTGAGCGGTTCGGTCCTCATCTGGCGCAGCAGCATGCTGCCCGCCTCGGAAACGTTCGTCCGCGCGCAGGGCCTTGCCCTGACCGCATGGCAACCGACCTTCGGCGGCGCGGTGAAGGTCGAGTCACCGGTCGCGGCCGACTCCGACCTGATCGTGTTCCCGGAGACGTCGGTCGGCCGCCGGGCCTTGCTGGCGCTCAAACTCACCGGACGCTCGGCCCTGCTGCGGGCCACGCTGCGGCGGCTGAGCCCCGATCTCGTGCACGCGCACTTCGCCGGGGACGGTTGGATGATCAGCGCCGACGCGGCCGAGTCGAGGATCCCGCTGATCGTCACGGTGCACGGCTACGACGTGACCCGGTTGCCCCGCGAGTCCGGCCCGCGCGGCGTTCGCTACCGCCACCATCTGCGTACGGTGTTCGCCCGCGCGTCGCTGATCCTCGCCGTCTCCAGCTACATCCGCGACAAGACCATCGAGCTGGGGGCCGATCCGGCGAAGGTACGCGTACACCACACCGGAGTCGCACTCGACCCGGCACCGCCCGCCGCTCTCGCCGAGAAACGATGGGACCTGTTGTTCGTCGGCCGGTTCGTCGAGAAGAAGGGCGTCGACGACCTGCTCACCGCCGCCGCGCAGGTGCCGGGGAAGCCGCGGATGCTGCTGATCGGCGGCGGCCCCCTCGAAGAGCCGATGCGGCAGCGCGCCGCCGAACTAGGGCTCGACGCGACCTTCCTCGGCCCGCAGGACCCTTCCGTCGTCCGCCGCAGCATGGCCGAGTCGCGGATCTTCGTGTCGCCGTCGAAGACCGCCGCCGACGGCGACAGCGAGGGCCTGCCCACGACGATCCTGGAAGCCGCCTCGCACGGGCTGCCCACCGTGTCCACCATGCACAGTGGCATTCCCGAGGCCGTGCGGCACGACGAGACCGGCCTGCTCGGCCCGGAAGGCGACCCGGGCGCGCTGGCGGCCGACCTGCGGCGGCTGCTCGCCGACCCCGCGCTGTGCGACGCGATGGGCGAGCGGGCGCGGGCGTACGTCGCCGAGCACTTCGACCTCGCCCGGCAGACCGCCGAACTGGAGAAGATCTACGACTCGGTCGCCCGGCCCCGCTGACCGGATCCCGGCTGACGACGGACTTCCGCGCCCCTAAAGCAGGGCTCCCCCGGTGGCGTCGAGGCGCTGGCCGGTGACCCACCGTGCGTCGTCGGAGGCGAGGAACGCGACGACTCCGGCAATGCTGGGGCTCTACACGGTTCGGTGCTCCAGGGTATTCCGCAGTCCGCCCGCGACGGTGCGGATCGGCACGAGCTGGAAAGGGTCGCCGCAGTGGCGATGCTCGGATGGCCCTGAGGGCTCTTGCTGGTCTCGTACACGGGCACGACTGGTCCCAGGTCGGTCACCTCGACGACGGCCTGCTGTCACCGCTGGCGGGCAAGACCGTCGTCCTTGTGTCACCTCAGGCCGTCATGTCATGGTCGGCATCGTGACCACCAATGAGGACACCTACGGCGGTCCCGCGGCCGCGCTCTACGACGAGTTCTTTCCCATCGACAGCCGGGCGTTGAACACCGCCGCCTTCCTATCCGGCCAGGCCAGGGCTACCGGTGCGGCCGAGCCGATCGCGCTGGACCTGGGCATCGGAACCGGGCGGGTGGCCCTTCCGCTGTCCGAACGCGGCGTCAAGGTCTTCGGGGTAGACCTGGAGCCGGCGATGCTGGACGTTCTGCGTACCAAGCCAGGTGCGGACCGACTCCACGCGACACTCGGCGACATGACTGACGCCGATCTGCTCGCGTCGGCATCCGAGGGGGTGCCATACGACCTGGTGTACTGCGTGTTCGGCACGCTGACCGCGCTGCCCGACGCCAACGCGCAGCGACGCTGCCTGGCCGCGGCAGCCTCGGTGCTTGCACCGGCGGGACGCCTTGTCCTCGAAATGCCGGTGCCGGATTTGAGCTCGTTCGACAAGCAGGGGCGTCGCGTACGCCATTTAGGCCGGCGGGGCGACGGCACTGTCCTCGAGACCGGAAGGTTGAACCTGGTTACCCAGACGATCGAGTTCGAGGTGTCGACTCTCTCGCCGACGACTGGTGTGACCATGCATTCGGTTCACAGCCGCTACGTGTGGCCCCATGAACTCGAACTCATGGCCGAGCTGGCCGGGTTACAGAGTCTTGAGCAGTACGGCGGCTACGGCGGCGAGAGCTTCACCCGAGACAGCCAGGTTGTTGTGACGGTCCACATCCGGCAGCACTGACCTCCGGCCGCGTAGCGCACCCTAGACTTTAGTCGGATACCGCGCCTTCTTTCTTCCGT
This genomic interval carries:
- a CDS encoding aminotransferase class IV encodes the protein MDLITVEVDGAAATPAQLETLAFAPFGHFTAMQVRDGRVRGLDLHLARLAQADDELFGAKVDGERVRALIRHALGDLADASVRVLNFGDQPGDPVTTVVTVRPPFIAPVTTSLLPVDYSRTVAHLKRTNDFGQAYWGRRAARAGFGDALLVTPGGAVAEAGIANVGFWDGAAIVWPEAPMLRGITLQVVQPRLALPQHHQVIRLAQLTDFPSAFVTNSRGIAAVTRIGDHEYAVDAELMRELHRAYESAPADLI
- a CDS encoding TetR/AcrR family transcriptional regulator, which gives rise to MATVTESTAVKESPARRRILDTATALFYGEGVHGVGVDRIIAEAGVAKATFYHHFPAKDDLVRSYLDEQYARQREAFTAVRARALTPQETITAIFDFMIKFGAEPGYRGCPFINVAAEYPDPRDPVRQIVEAQRVWTRATFRELLAAAGDPEPDRAAGVLMLLRDGVAVGSDLDDTEALRAVTRDAVARVLT
- a CDS encoding organic hydroperoxide resistance protein; the protein is MSLYTAVATSAGRDTRAVTSDGRLDVKLALQKEFGGDGDGTNPEQLFAAGYAACFISALQAVARRRRIDASGSAATAEVGLHGEEDGSFRLSVVLRIELPDHLAGDPGRELVEAAHQVCPYSNATRGNIPVELVIE
- a CDS encoding TetR/AcrR family transcriptional regulator, which translates into the protein MGRWEPDARGRLARAALELYAERGYEQTTVADIAQHAGVTERTFFRHFTDKREVLFDRSNTLQDAMVAAIAAAPASTPPVEIVVGALQTAGAMLEERHDWSRRRATVIAANPSLLERELLKLAALATAAGEALRGRGVREPRASLAAEMGVTAFKVGFERWVAEPPTQRMKLADCIGDALAEIRALTATR
- a CDS encoding SDR family oxidoreductase, which encodes MRVFVTGASGWIGSAVVPELLAAGHEVVGLARSDESARTLAEAGAQVRRGSLDDLDSLRTGAEEADGVIHLAFKHDFSDYAGAGRTERAAVETIGKELEGTDRPFLFASGVARLAAGRVATELDPSPFSGPDTPRGGGETLALAYADRGVRTVALRFPPTVHGDGDHGFTTTLVNIARQRGAAGHVGDGANRWPAVHRLDAATAVRLALDNAPAGSVVHAVAEEGIATRDIAEVIGRGLGLPVVSVAPEDAAEHFGWIAQFFALDAPTSSALTRERLGWTPTGPGLLADLPHYLR
- a CDS encoding anthrone oxygenase family protein, producing the protein MDFTTFVVILAGTLTALTGGLMFCFAVANNLALKLVDDRTYVTVVQKTNLRIVNPVFMPAFLGPVVLLPLATILAAGTDAFGWLLAASVAYIVGPFGVTVSQNIPLNKRLDAVDVRTASDADLATARGWFEQPWIARHTVRTVLGVVAIVLVLIGATRL
- a CDS encoding LysR family transcriptional regulator; this encodes MRVELRHLRAVCEIADAGSVTKAAARLGLATPALTTQLQRIERIFGGRLFDRDHTGVRPTELGELVLARARVLLPAAQGLEEEATRLAESLSQPAEPAAYRLGAVNGPLIGGLVARLSADQPAARITSHPSWSTVELQEMLLGDKLDFALVGMCGGALGESRAELSVRLSWELIADAPVFILLGADHPLAACDEVDLAQLADAFWAATPGDGCFADCFAAACARAGFTPRPIFETDVGGCIDLVRTGDAVALCQPTFRGSPGVAVVPLRSEGLRWRHLIGWRPGSAASAAADQVVGHARASYADAVARSSAYTRWLRGNPEPHAAR
- a CDS encoding alpha/beta hydrolase, with amino-acid sequence MDLLPFMPRPTVTHPGIVVADPLGFRPLQLDLHIPAGEGPFPVVFWVHGGGWMSGSRVWLPDSITPFGFHQRLIDRGYAVADVDYRLGREAPFPAQLEDVQAAIRWVRGNAGRFGLDPGRFATLGESAGGQLAALAGLLGSGDTAVHAVVDWYGVSDFLALQGRDDPNDNVAMYLGGALRTVAEAAREASPTHRVHAGAPPFLAVHGTDDRIVPFAQSVGLADALRAVGVRCDVVPAEGGDHCFVGYADIGGLIDTSIDFLDDVLK
- the map gene encoding type I methionyl aminopeptidase; translation: MIRLKSPSEIATMREAGRVVARTLAAVAEAARAGVSLSELDELAADLISAAGADPSFLGYRPTWASTRYPGVLCLSVNDAIVHGIPDGRVLRDGDLLSIDCGAYVEGFHADAAITVGVGDLDDRARHLSETTRLALEEGIAAVAVGGRLSDISHAVETVARGAGYGVPPNMGGHGIGTKMHEDPHLANTGRPGRGVRLREGMVLAIEPMLIESGRDRARTARDGWTVLTGDGSRAAHWEHSVAVTGDGPVILTLP
- a CDS encoding adhesin, whose translation is MLAVTERAADAIRALTDAPQIPDGSGLRISSGEGAGTLQLSLVASPADGDQILSSGDALLFLDSDATLLLDEKMIDATMTDGGEIQFVLADQ
- a CDS encoding TIGR03086 family metal-binding protein translates to MAINTLQELHSRAMRACGGAVAQATPAELGRPTPCAGWTLADLLAHMTVQDSGFAGAARGAVTTVADWRPVYHGDEAIARYAEAAADVEQALAEVGVLERAFVIPEFTTGQPIKGPSAVRAHLIDAVVHGWDVARTLGVGYELDDEVLAESLAIAESIPDGDNRGTFFSRAVAVDPQAAPLDRIVAHLGRSPVWPD